Proteins encoded by one window of Candidatus Nitrosocosmicus hydrocola:
- the ahcY gene encoding adenosylhomocysteinase — MEHRIKDISLSDRGKKKIEWAESHMPVLLSLKKKYEETKPLKGLVVGGCLHVTKETAVLTKTLAAAGATVAWSGCNPLSTNDDIAASLVKDEGLSVFASRGVSNKEYYDDIYSVLKFNPDITIDDGADLTIEFHKTLDKYGKNIIGGTEETTTGVLRLKALETNSKLGFPIVAVNDAETKHDFDNVYGTGQSALDGIIRATNVLLAGKTVVVAGYGHVGKGIASRARGFGASVVITEIDPINALKARMDGFIVKPMEEAASMGDIFITSTGCKDVITGTHVEKMKSGVLLANAGHFNVEISIDDIKKLSEDTKTINDNVEQFLLKNNTKINLIGEGRLVNLVAAEGHPSEVMDMSFANQFLSVLHIFKNKGNLENKIYKIDKDQDLFIASLKLESMGIDIDKLSESQNKYLNEYGEGT; from the coding sequence ATGGAACATAGAATAAAAGATATTTCATTATCCGATAGAGGTAAAAAAAAGATTGAGTGGGCAGAGTCACATATGCCTGTATTATTGTCTTTAAAGAAAAAATATGAAGAGACAAAACCATTAAAAGGTCTTGTAGTAGGAGGATGCTTACACGTAACTAAGGAAACTGCAGTTTTAACCAAAACTCTCGCAGCAGCAGGAGCAACAGTGGCATGGTCTGGTTGCAATCCACTAAGTACTAATGATGATATTGCAGCATCATTAGTGAAAGATGAGGGCTTATCTGTTTTTGCAAGCCGTGGTGTATCGAATAAAGAATACTATGATGATATTTATTCTGTATTAAAATTCAATCCTGATATCACCATAGATGATGGGGCTGATTTAACCATCGAATTTCATAAAACCTTGGACAAGTATGGAAAAAATATCATTGGTGGAACAGAAGAGACCACTACAGGAGTCTTAAGACTAAAGGCACTGGAAACAAATTCTAAATTAGGCTTTCCTATAGTCGCAGTAAATGACGCAGAAACAAAACATGATTTTGATAACGTGTATGGTACCGGTCAATCCGCATTGGACGGTATAATTAGGGCAACTAATGTGTTACTTGCAGGAAAAACTGTTGTTGTGGCAGGTTACGGTCATGTAGGAAAAGGAATTGCTAGTCGAGCAAGGGGCTTTGGAGCATCGGTTGTAATAACGGAAATAGATCCAATAAATGCCCTAAAGGCAAGAATGGATGGATTCATAGTAAAGCCAATGGAAGAGGCAGCTTCAATGGGTGACATATTCATAACTTCAACCGGATGCAAAGATGTCATAACTGGGACGCACGTCGAAAAAATGAAAAGTGGGGTGTTGCTTGCAAATGCTGGTCATTTTAATGTAGAAATTTCAATTGATGATATAAAGAAACTTTCTGAAGATACAAAGACAATAAATGACAATGTAGAACAATTTCTCTTGAAAAACAATACCAAGATAAATTTGATAGGAGAAGGAAGATTGGTTAATTTGGTAGCTGCTGAGGGTCATCCTTCGGAGGTAATGGACATGAGTTTCGCTAATCAGTTTTTGTCTGTACTCCATATCTTTAAGAACAAAGGAAACCTTGAAAATAAAATATACAAAATAGACAAAGACCAAGACCTATTTATTGCCAGTCTCAAGCTAGAGTCCATGGGTATTGATATAGACAAATTGTCTGAAAGCCAGAACAAGTATCTCAATGAATACGGGGAAGGGACATGA
- a CDS encoding TIGR00725 family protein — MKKLQIGVIGYNSSSSIQINQTTLTLAYEVGKIIAKRNAILVSGGLGGVMEYSCKGAKDQGGFTIGIIPYEDSNQANDYCDAVICTGIGLSRDFIVAHSSDGIISVGGGVGTLIELCVGYMTKKPMVAIRNSGGVSDIYGGKFLDERNRILIETRNDPISAVEYIISKTGYI; from the coding sequence TTGAAAAAATTGCAAATTGGTGTGATTGGATATAATAGCAGCAGCTCAATTCAGATAAATCAGACTACCCTTACTTTGGCCTACGAGGTTGGCAAAATAATTGCGAAAAGAAATGCAATTTTAGTTAGTGGGGGGCTAGGTGGTGTTATGGAATACTCGTGCAAAGGTGCAAAAGATCAGGGTGGATTTACTATTGGAATAATTCCCTACGAAGATTCTAACCAAGCAAACGATTACTGTGATGCTGTAATATGTACTGGGATAGGTTTATCTAGAGATTTTATCGTAGCTCATTCCTCAGATGGTATTATTTCTGTTGGAGGTGGCGTAGGAACTCTAATTGAATTATGCGTAGGATACATGACAAAAAAACCAATGGTTGCAATAAGGAATAGTGGTGGAGTGTCAGATATCTATGGTGGCAAATTTTTAGATGAGCGAAATAGGATACTGATTGAAACCAGAAATGACCCGATCAGCGCTGTCGAATATATAATATCAAAGACCGGTTATATCTAA
- a CDS encoding metallophosphoesterase family protein, with product MIDLLSISDFNLDDARKLVNDTTALHIDQKLQGFISSIGMTSGDYLHFQIPENIVVVGDIHGDYVSLQKILNEIGWKTYLESEENILIFLGDYVDRGKYSVEVLLCLCKLKRLYPNNVFLLRGNHEAYHHFPFSSFSFPEDLRVRFGKKGEQFYLENIMPFFDSMFGFCEIDSFAILVHGGLPVVEDLKFFENYKFHLSNMTSQKNLLEQILWNDPRELVEDNWLYSNRGLGKYFGMKITDLWLTHTGCKCVIRGHEPCKGFKTNHLGKITTLFSSKQPYPKFESAFLKMSGDDISKKQDYLPKLDDFIKII from the coding sequence ATGATTGATTTACTTAGTATTTCTGACTTCAATTTGGATGATGCTAGGAAACTGGTTAATGATACAACGGCGTTACATATCGACCAAAAATTGCAGGGTTTTATTTCAAGCATTGGAATGACGTCTGGTGACTATTTACACTTTCAAATACCTGAGAATATTGTAGTAGTTGGGGATATTCATGGCGATTATGTTAGTTTGCAGAAAATACTAAATGAAATTGGTTGGAAAACATATCTTGAATCAGAAGAAAACATTTTGATCTTTTTGGGCGATTATGTCGATAGGGGAAAATATTCTGTTGAAGTATTGCTGTGTCTTTGCAAATTGAAGCGTTTGTATCCTAACAATGTATTTCTATTAAGAGGTAACCATGAAGCTTATCATCACTTTCCTTTTTCTAGTTTTAGTTTTCCGGAGGATTTAAGAGTTAGATTTGGAAAAAAAGGAGAACAATTTTATTTAGAAAATATCATGCCGTTTTTTGATTCAATGTTTGGTTTTTGCGAAATTGATTCATTCGCCATATTGGTGCATGGAGGGCTACCAGTAGTTGAGGATTTGAAATTCTTTGAAAATTACAAATTTCATCTCTCTAATATGACATCGCAGAAGAATTTGCTGGAACAAATTCTGTGGAACGATCCTCGAGAACTAGTTGAAGATAATTGGCTCTATTCAAATCGCGGTTTAGGCAAATATTTTGGTATGAAAATAACTGATCTCTGGCTGACCCATACAGGTTGCAAATGTGTTATTAGAGGGCATGAACCGTGCAAAGGTTTTAAAACGAACCACCTGGGAAAAATAACTACATTGTTTTCGTCAAAACAACCTTATCCTAAGTTTGAATCCGCATTTTTAAAAATGTCTGGGGATGATATATCAAAAAAGCAGGATTATCTACCAAAACTAGATGACTTTATTAAGATCATTTAG
- a CDS encoding DEAD/DEAH box helicase produces the protein MSPAINYLKFPFALKPDQLAAVESWMNNGGRGSVIYSTGTGKTEIAFESARKACILDTASKNGIRAEENPYNILFLVPRIILIEQNIVRLQKYNIPTESIGAFYGEKKNQKEITISTYQSTINNHQLIKDARMVILDEVHLLSNTAFSFKNLFRVITSDPNRRILGLTATINEHDTRYREIIEIIPPVKKYLIKEAVDDGRLAKPEIITLDVTLTSEEREIYRKTSEMIRNISYKLNAYDPGVISKILYQGGMRSKYAKEWFNQVKIRKDILNSSKRKLDKAVTIIEKHRNEKLMVFSETIESITKLREILKTKNIESEIIHSKIKTKERKLILEKWGTDFFPLLSVHTLEIGFDIPQVGIAIILSNTSNINQIAQRIGRVIRKTKEKSSASIYLIYAKETKDNNIVRMVDKAVGTKSSKAIRKSTKQTKITDSFK, from the coding sequence ATGTCCCCTGCCATTAACTACCTAAAATTCCCCTTTGCACTCAAGCCGGATCAATTGGCCGCTGTTGAATCATGGATGAACAATGGGGGTAGGGGATCAGTCATATATTCTACGGGCACTGGTAAAACAGAAATAGCCTTTGAGAGCGCTCGGAAAGCATGTATTCTTGATACTGCCAGTAAGAATGGTATTAGAGCGGAGGAAAATCCATACAATATTTTATTTTTGGTTCCCAGAATTATACTGATAGAGCAAAATATAGTGAGACTTCAAAAGTATAATATCCCGACCGAGTCCATAGGGGCTTTTTATGGAGAGAAAAAAAATCAAAAAGAGATTACCATCTCTACATATCAAAGTACAATAAACAACCATCAACTTATCAAAGATGCTAGGATGGTTATTCTCGATGAAGTTCATCTTTTGAGTAACACAGCTTTCTCATTTAAGAACTTATTTAGGGTAATCACATCAGATCCGAATCGACGTATCTTAGGATTAACGGCGACCATAAATGAACATGATACGAGGTATAGAGAAATTATTGAGATAATCCCACCAGTTAAGAAATATTTAATTAAAGAGGCTGTTGATGATGGCAGATTAGCTAAGCCAGAAATCATTACCTTAGACGTTACTTTAACGAGCGAAGAGAGAGAAATTTATAGGAAAACAAGCGAAATGATTAGAAACATTTCATATAAGCTTAATGCTTACGATCCAGGCGTCATTTCAAAAATACTATATCAAGGGGGAATGAGATCAAAATATGCCAAGGAATGGTTTAATCAAGTAAAAATTAGGAAGGATATCCTCAACTCGTCCAAAAGAAAATTAGATAAGGCCGTTACTATAATAGAAAAACATAGAAACGAAAAGTTGATGGTTTTTAGCGAAACCATCGAATCGATTACAAAATTAAGAGAAATACTAAAAACCAAAAATATTGAATCTGAAATAATTCATTCAAAAATAAAAACAAAAGAAAGGAAGTTGATTCTAGAAAAGTGGGGAACTGATTTTTTTCCATTACTTTCTGTACATACTTTAGAGATCGGATTTGATATTCCACAAGTTGGAATCGCAATCATATTGTCAAACACATCTAACATTAATCAAATTGCACAACGGATTGGCAGAGTCATCAGAAAAACCAAGGAAAAAAGCAGTGCATCGATCTATTTAATCTATGCCAAGGAAACCAAAGATAATAACATTGTGAGAATGGTAGACAAGGCAGTAGGCACTAAAAGTAGTAAGGCCATCAGAAAGAGTACGAAACAAACAAAAATTACAGATTCATTTAAGTGA
- a CDS encoding transcription initiation factor IIB, translating to MHPEGKVEKTKPLVCEFCKSDSVIFDNVSFEYVCSACGCVSSQDPNSDSMASFRTNSGYNDRTRTGMPESLAIHNKGLSTLIGIGDTDARGKALEPSQKNSIQRLRTWNNRAQLNDSVSRNLEKALKLLNNFGDKLYLSQAVIEGAAYIYRKAAIKKLAKGRSTLGLVGAALYAACRETATPKTITDIATACNITTKDIMSHYKLILKELSLQMPVLHGPDYVTLICNRLQLSEKTKREALRIFSMVQQNRISIGKNPRALAGSIIYLASQNCNEFLRQVEICQVAEISTVSLRKRCKEIKSKIEL from the coding sequence ATGCATCCAGAAGGCAAGGTAGAAAAAACAAAGCCGTTAGTATGCGAATTTTGTAAGAGTGATTCAGTGATTTTTGACAATGTCTCTTTTGAATATGTATGCTCAGCATGTGGCTGTGTTTCAAGCCAGGACCCAAATTCCGATTCTATGGCAAGTTTTAGAACCAATTCAGGTTACAATGATAGAACGAGGACCGGTATGCCCGAATCTCTAGCCATTCACAATAAAGGCTTATCAACACTAATTGGAATTGGTGACACCGATGCCAGAGGAAAAGCTTTAGAGCCCTCACAAAAAAACAGCATCCAACGTCTTAGGACCTGGAATAACCGGGCTCAGCTAAACGATTCAGTATCTCGAAATTTAGAAAAAGCGCTTAAATTATTGAATAATTTTGGAGACAAATTGTACCTTAGTCAAGCTGTCATCGAAGGAGCCGCTTATATTTATCGTAAGGCAGCTATAAAGAAGTTGGCAAAAGGTCGTTCAACATTAGGCCTGGTGGGAGCAGCATTGTATGCTGCTTGTAGAGAAACTGCAACTCCTAAAACCATCACAGATATCGCTACGGCTTGTAACATAACAACTAAAGACATAATGTCTCACTACAAATTGATATTAAAAGAACTTTCATTGCAAATGCCTGTACTGCATGGTCCAGATTATGTTACCCTCATCTGCAACCGATTACAATTAAGTGAAAAGACAAAGAGAGAAGCATTGCGTATTTTTTCGATGGTGCAGCAAAATAGAATTTCTATAGGAAAGAATCCTAGAGCATTAGCCGGATCAATAATATATCTTGCTTCTCAAAATTGTAATGAATTTTTGAGACAGGTGGAAATTTGTCAAGTAGCCGAAATTTCAACTGTTTCCTTAAGAAAGAGATGTAAAGAAATAAAATCCAAAATAGAACTTTAA
- a CDS encoding preprotein translocase subunit Sec61beta: protein MSKKAKKNAPLPASSAGLLRFFEDETKGIKVKPEIILGIAGALIAISIAIKILVPV, encoded by the coding sequence ATGAGTAAGAAGGCGAAGAAGAACGCACCTCTTCCTGCCTCAAGTGCAGGTTTGTTAAGGTTCTTTGAAGACGAGACTAAAGGGATTAAGGTAAAGCCGGAAATTATTTTAGGTATAGCAGGAGCTTTAATTGCAATTTCCATAGCAATAAAAATTTTGGTGCCAGTCTAA
- a CDS encoding glycosyltransferase family 2 protein, with translation MIDNPALMIATILWIFFIPNAVKLFYRFVRNNRQFIEKDLRRIQNDPKIIFQITTKSATKTTVVKRGIQSIIESCKSTNYSKYDILVVTEDINDEKTLKTMPCEVLCVERSYSPNAIKKARALQFAILHRRKLKKQNSDHWIFHMDDESYVVPQTVLSILKFIREKRGIASEGPIFYPLKFEKANRITALAESMRAFGCFECVTHMHNPPPIHMHGSNLLVRSDVEDKIGWEFGPILAEDQRFGYELFKKYGRNSMGWHGGILLEQPPLNIKDHFMQRRRWVIGNLQNIENFSKFFKFRLIYKCTSFFLGFVSGVISLGLAMYINIPKVASVFSYASFDWNNNIAFDVFVWFDRLTHINSSYNEIFRPLTDIQIFDSTLALILLFSSTVWLLSYQVGLFLNLKYTKIGWFKKIILHIQTLILAPFLGLLESFPAFYSVIEFYFHKLMRHNKIKSYDFYVIEK, from the coding sequence TTGATTGATAATCCTGCTCTAATGATAGCTACTATTTTATGGATATTCTTTATCCCTAACGCAGTTAAACTATTTTATAGATTTGTAAGAAATAATCGTCAGTTTATAGAAAAGGATCTAAGACGAATCCAAAATGACCCAAAGATAATCTTTCAAATTACTACTAAATCTGCCACAAAGACGACTGTAGTAAAACGTGGAATTCAATCAATCATAGAATCTTGTAAATCTACAAATTATTCAAAATATGATATTCTTGTGGTAACAGAAGACATCAATGATGAAAAAACATTGAAGACAATGCCGTGTGAGGTATTGTGTGTTGAACGATCATATTCACCCAATGCAATAAAAAAGGCTAGAGCTTTGCAGTTTGCTATCCTACATAGAAGAAAATTAAAGAAGCAAAATTCGGATCATTGGATATTCCATATGGATGATGAGAGCTACGTTGTACCTCAAACTGTTCTTTCTATACTGAAATTTATTAGAGAAAAAAGGGGTATCGCAAGCGAAGGACCTATCTTTTATCCTCTAAAATTTGAAAAAGCCAATAGAATTACTGCTTTAGCAGAATCGATGAGGGCTTTTGGTTGTTTTGAATGCGTAACCCACATGCATAATCCACCACCAATTCACATGCATGGGAGTAATCTCTTGGTAAGATCAGATGTCGAAGACAAAATTGGCTGGGAATTCGGTCCGATTTTAGCCGAAGATCAGAGATTTGGATATGAATTGTTTAAAAAATATGGACGGAACTCTATGGGTTGGCATGGGGGAATTCTCTTGGAGCAACCACCATTGAATATTAAGGACCATTTCATGCAGAGAAGAAGATGGGTTATCGGTAATTTGCAGAACATTGAAAACTTCTCCAAATTCTTTAAGTTTCGTTTAATATACAAGTGTACTTCATTCTTTTTGGGTTTTGTTTCTGGTGTGATATCGCTTGGCCTTGCTATGTATATCAATATACCCAAAGTAGCAAGTGTCTTCTCTTACGCGAGCTTTGATTGGAATAATAACATTGCCTTCGATGTTTTTGTTTGGTTCGATAGGCTGACGCACATTAATAGCAGTTATAATGAGATCTTTAGGCCGCTAACTGATATTCAAATATTTGATAGTACCCTTGCGCTGATTTTGTTGTTCTCTAGCACTGTTTGGCTCCTATCATATCAGGTGGGATTGTTTCTCAACCTAAAGTACACCAAGATAGGATGGTTTAAAAAGATCATTTTGCACATCCAAACTCTGATTCTTGCACCGTTTCTAGGACTACTAGAGTCATTTCCAGCTTTTTATTCAGTTATCGAATTCTATTTCCATAAGCTGATGCGACATAACAAGATAAAATCGTATGACTTTTATGTAATCGAAAAATAA
- a CDS encoding 3-hydroxyacyl-CoA dehydrogenase family protein — protein sequence MTIKNITILGSGIMGHGIAQVSAMAGYKVFLRDIEQKFLDKAMEKIRWSLQKLSEKNKITSDEVDTIYNSITPIVDLRAATNNTDLIIEAVPEDFRLKEKVYDELNEIVRNDIIFASNTSTLPITELSKLTNRPQNFIGVHFFNPPQLMKLVEIIPGTQTNPQVVEEITNYVISLKKHPVICKKDVSGFIVNRIFIPLVHEALFSLDRDGVSMDIIDSAVKFKLDFPMGIFELADYTGLDVVYKASYEMNLRDKKVLVMHPKVKELYDNNQLGQKTGKGFYEYKDDNYERVNLTQEKSALYDPLSILGVAANNAAWLIENEVCTLEDLNTALKLGMGLKTEIFELVKTLNTSKVIKRLSELEKEQGDFYHPNKYLENIQ from the coding sequence ATGACAATTAAGAATATTACAATATTAGGTTCAGGTATTATGGGACATGGAATAGCGCAGGTGTCTGCTATGGCCGGTTACAAGGTTTTTCTTCGCGATATAGAACAGAAATTTTTGGATAAAGCAATGGAAAAGATAAGATGGTCTCTTCAAAAATTATCTGAAAAGAACAAAATAACTTCTGATGAAGTTGATACCATATATAATAGCATTACCCCAATTGTTGACTTGCGAGCAGCTACAAATAATACTGATCTTATCATTGAAGCGGTACCAGAAGATTTTAGGTTGAAGGAAAAAGTGTATGATGAATTAAATGAAATAGTACGAAACGATATAATTTTCGCTTCAAATACGAGTACATTACCTATTACTGAATTAAGTAAGTTGACTAACCGACCACAGAACTTCATTGGTGTTCACTTCTTTAATCCGCCACAATTAATGAAGTTAGTAGAGATAATCCCAGGAACACAAACCAATCCTCAAGTAGTTGAAGAAATAACAAATTATGTTATTAGTTTAAAGAAACATCCAGTCATTTGTAAAAAAGATGTCTCGGGATTTATAGTGAACAGAATATTTATACCACTTGTGCATGAGGCATTGTTTTCACTAGACAGAGATGGTGTTTCTATGGATATAATAGATTCTGCAGTCAAGTTCAAACTAGACTTCCCTATGGGAATTTTTGAATTAGCAGATTATACAGGCTTAGATGTAGTTTACAAGGCTTCATATGAAATGAATTTGAGAGACAAGAAAGTATTAGTAATGCATCCTAAAGTCAAAGAGCTTTACGATAATAATCAATTGGGTCAAAAAACAGGAAAGGGTTTTTACGAATATAAGGATGACAATTACGAAAGAGTAAACTTAACGCAAGAAAAGTCAGCCCTTTATGATCCTTTATCAATATTAGGTGTAGCTGCAAATAATGCCGCCTGGTTAATAGAAAATGAAGTCTGTACACTAGAAGACCTAAATACAGCCCTAAAATTAGGTATGGGTCTCAAGACAGAAATTTTTGAATTGGTCAAGACCCTAAACACATCAAAAGTCATAAAAAGGCTCAGCGAATTGGAAAAGGAGCAAGGGGATTTTTATCACCCAAACAAATACCTGGAAAATATCCAATGA
- a CDS encoding OB-fold nucleic acid binding domain-containing protein, which yields MTMKINELTNDMRHVTVEGTIDKISEPRTVNLRAGGSALVADAMISDDTGSIKLSLWDDQIKMVKEGDKISIDNGYTQAFRGENSLNIGRYGKITVMEE from the coding sequence ATGACTATGAAGATTAATGAACTAACAAATGATATGAGACATGTTACAGTTGAAGGCACTATTGATAAAATTAGTGAACCACGGACAGTAAACTTAAGAGCAGGAGGTTCTGCCCTAGTTGCAGATGCTATGATTTCAGATGATACTGGCAGCATAAAATTATCTTTATGGGATGACCAGATTAAAATGGTGAAGGAAGGTGATAAGATTTCTATTGACAATGGATACACTCAAGCATTTAGGGGCGAGAATAGTCTTAATATTGGACGTTACGGCAAGATTACTGTCATGGAAGAATAA
- a CDS encoding DUF2070 family protein has translation MSNFESDSVSSLHKRWLFTNINPSSEKFSFLISILSLITNVALINFVITPHTLADFLVSFPIIAVVFSVTLVFDYLSLRGTPLNRFSKVLHVSAFANLLWTLTVIGGFISEFIINTNSLNINFVLQGMFMAIGLRIGIFVSVFGASLKRTIPISFIQPLIIFILFSFFYFNHIFYTNFAVYLFGSVILFIGVMWTVVVDRIGRPNFTSAFKILQAFLIAWTENKSDEMEKIAEAKASPKVVNTLIIKFKAEDQKDVSLVLPELHPGPFNPIGGSNLPFDIFKFYSDSAMVMHSISDHSLNIPSKKEVEKYLKSLNQVKHLETGTKCSIPITIIRNDCNCSGFALGKNVIILFSKSPSGMEDIPLEVKTDLENYAQQIGFDQIMIIDAHNSLGVKIEENDIKTLISIGKECLGNLKESAQYEFKIGYANSFQISDQISKDLYNVPDLGKGQFGVLAVSIKNEDYLLCWIDSNNMKNGIREKIALSLASQGFKIIEICTSDTHATSGKRNTKGYYTLGDITCESKIIDVFNSLATHAKKNLSHAKFDIFKTESQVMVMGTDQFDDYSNALEKSFQVTKIFLAITFVVYILMLLFT, from the coding sequence ATGAGTAATTTTGAATCTGATAGCGTTTCCAGTCTTCATAAAAGATGGCTCTTTACAAACATAAATCCTTCTTCAGAAAAGTTTTCCTTCTTAATATCAATTTTAAGCCTAATCACTAATGTTGCTTTAATAAATTTCGTTATAACACCCCATACATTAGCTGATTTCTTAGTAAGTTTTCCCATAATAGCTGTAGTTTTTTCAGTTACACTTGTTTTTGATTATCTATCGCTTAGAGGCACACCATTAAACAGGTTTTCTAAAGTACTTCATGTATCGGCTTTTGCAAATTTGTTATGGACATTAACGGTAATTGGTGGATTTATTTCAGAATTCATAATCAATACGAATAGCCTTAATATCAATTTCGTTTTGCAAGGTATGTTTATGGCAATAGGTCTTCGAATCGGTATCTTTGTATCTGTTTTTGGGGCTTCATTAAAAAGGACGATACCTATTTCGTTTATACAACCATTAATTATTTTTATCTTATTTTCCTTTTTTTATTTCAATCATATTTTTTACACCAATTTTGCGGTTTACTTGTTTGGTTCAGTAATCCTTTTTATTGGCGTAATGTGGACTGTTGTAGTCGACAGGATAGGAAGACCCAACTTTACAAGTGCGTTTAAAATTTTACAAGCTTTCTTAATTGCTTGGACGGAAAATAAGTCTGATGAAATGGAAAAAATTGCAGAAGCTAAGGCCAGTCCAAAAGTAGTCAATACATTAATAATTAAGTTTAAGGCGGAGGATCAAAAAGATGTTTCACTAGTTTTGCCTGAACTGCATCCTGGCCCGTTTAATCCAATTGGTGGAAGTAATCTACCATTTGATATTTTCAAGTTTTACTCGGATTCGGCAATGGTAATGCACAGTATATCAGACCATTCTCTTAACATACCTTCTAAGAAAGAAGTAGAAAAGTATCTAAAATCCTTAAATCAGGTCAAGCACCTTGAGACAGGAACCAAATGTTCAATACCGATTACGATAATCAGAAACGATTGTAATTGCAGCGGATTTGCTTTAGGCAAGAATGTCATAATCCTCTTCTCAAAATCTCCATCTGGTATGGAAGATATACCCTTAGAAGTTAAAACAGATTTAGAAAATTATGCTCAACAGATTGGGTTTGACCAGATTATGATAATTGATGCCCATAATTCGCTTGGGGTAAAAATCGAAGAAAATGACATTAAAACATTAATTAGCATAGGCAAAGAATGTCTCGGAAATTTAAAAGAATCGGCTCAGTATGAGTTTAAAATAGGATATGCAAATAGTTTTCAAATTAGTGATCAAATAAGTAAGGATTTGTATAATGTTCCCGACTTAGGCAAAGGTCAATTTGGAGTGCTTGCTGTTTCAATCAAAAATGAAGATTACTTGCTATGCTGGATCGATTCAAACAATATGAAAAACGGTATTCGTGAAAAAATTGCATTGTCTTTAGCCAGTCAAGGATTTAAGATTATAGAGATTTGTACTTCTGATACTCATGCAACATCAGGAAAAAGAAATACAAAAGGTTACTATACACTTGGGGATATTACATGTGAATCCAAAATAATCGACGTCTTTAATTCGTTGGCTACGCATGCTAAGAAAAACCTCAGTCACGCGAAATTTGACATTTTCAAAACAGAAAGTCAAGTAATGGTAATGGGAACTGATCAATTTGATGACTATTCAAATGCTTTGGAAAAGTCATTCCAAGTTACAAAAATCTTCCTTGCAATCACTTTTGTAGTCTATATCCTAATGTTACTTTTCACTTGA
- a CDS encoding DNA-3-methyladenine glycosylase: MRLGRSFFENETQCVAQSLIGKILVRYVSFYGNYYRLSGVITETEAYGHKDDPASHAYRGETSRNKAMFGHAGNVYVYFIYGNHYCLNVVAKCQEDPAGAVLVRSIEPLDGIGLMKIFRRTDNVLKLTTGPGRLTQALKITKKQNELDLADKMNNKFLYIEESGSTNNLNNFIINKTARVGVSIGMEKQWRYTMLLRTSSGGPFIASSFLSRHS, encoded by the coding sequence TTGAGACTCGGTAGATCATTTTTTGAAAATGAAACACAATGTGTTGCTCAATCATTGATCGGTAAAATCCTCGTTAGGTACGTGAGCTTTTACGGAAATTATTACAGATTAAGTGGAGTTATTACAGAAACGGAAGCTTATGGACATAAAGATGATCCTGCCAGTCATGCGTACAGAGGTGAAACTAGTAGAAACAAAGCTATGTTTGGACATGCTGGAAACGTATACGTTTATTTCATTTATGGTAATCATTATTGTTTGAATGTTGTGGCTAAATGTCAAGAGGATCCTGCTGGGGCAGTGTTAGTTCGGTCTATTGAACCGCTGGATGGGATTGGTTTGATGAAGATATTCAGAAGAACTGATAATGTTTTGAAATTAACAACTGGTCCCGGACGATTGACTCAAGCATTAAAGATTACAAAAAAACAGAATGAACTTGATCTCGCAGATAAAATGAATAATAAATTTTTGTACATTGAAGAATCTGGATCCACAAATAATTTGAATAATTTCATAATAAATAAAACTGCTAGAGTTGGAGTTTCGATAGGTATGGAAAAACAATGGAGATACACAATGCTGTTAAGAACTTCTTCAGGTGGTCCATTTATTGCGAGTTCTTTTCTTTCAAGGCATAGCTAA